The genomic DNA ATGTAGCGGGTTTTGACAAGTATGAGGGGCGGCCGGGAGATGACGTAATGACGAATCGCAATCTGCGATCCCTGTTTGGAAAATCAGTGGGGGTCAAGATTGCGGCTCCTATGCGTCACACATCGGATGATATCCTGTTTTTCACGAATGCTGTTCTATGCATGAAAAGTGGTGCAGAAGGTGGACGCCAGCAAGCTATACCCCGCCATTGTTTCGAAAACTGTTCGGTATTTTTAAGAGAAACAATTGAGATTGTTGCTCCATCCCTGGTTGTAACGCTTGGAGCTAGAGCGTTAGATTCAGTGAGGTTTGCTTTTTCGGCGAACGGGAATCGTCCACTTTGCGAGGTTGTCGGCCAGGTTGAATTATTAACTCAAGGTATTTCGCTTATCCCGATGTATCATCCAAGTTTGACCGTTATTAATACAAAGCGGAATTTTGATATAATGACGACTGATTGGTGCCATATTCGGGGCTTTATCAAGAGTGAAATGCGCCAGAACGTCTTTTGAAACAACAGACTTTAATAAAACCAGGCAGGAGCGTGAGTGTTCAATCGCTATCAAAACCATCCTCAGATGGGGAGCGGTTTGATCGACTTATGAGACGCCTGTCGTGCAGGTCGGGTTGTCGTATTGAACTGTTTTTAGAAGTATGTTAAAAAAATGACCGCCCTGGCTACTCTTGCGAGAAAGCCCCATGGGCTTTTGTCACCAAGGTGGAACCTTTGAAATTGATTTCTTTTAGAGAATAGCCAGAAGTATGGATTGTGTCAAAACGTTTGGATAAGTGAAGATGGGCAGATGCCGTATGGAAGATGACTCATGAAAACGCCAGACCTGTTAGTGTTATTGGCGGCACCACGTCCACATCGATATCGACTCTACGTCGATGAATCAGGAGATCACACTTATAATCAGTTAGATGATATTGCCCGGCGTTATCTCGGTCTTTTGGGTGTGTGGTTTCGGCAGGCAGACGATTATGTGGCATTTGATCTTGATTTGAACAGTTTCAAACAGGAAATATTTGGTGCCCGGCCAGATAAACCTGTCGTGTTACACCGTTCCTGTATCATCAACCGGAAAGGGCCGTTCGGGATGCTGCGCGATCCAGATGTAAGGCAACGGTTTGACAAGGGATTACTCGAAATCGTCCGGCGC from bacterium includes the following:
- a CDS encoding uracil-DNA glycosylase family protein, with the protein product MTPSTFTVRTKQSRYMHLVQARKACRLCKGCLVNASQIAGGRYDLDEIGPYSTWQGNLDSNILVVAQDFSDVAGFDKYEGRPGDDVMTNRNLRSLFGKSVGVKIAAPMRHTSDDILFFTNAVLCMKSGAEGGRQQAIPRHCFENCSVFLRETIEIVAPSLVVTLGARALDSVRFAFSANGNRPLCEVVGQVELLTQGISLIPMYHPSLTVINTKRNFDIMTTDWCHIRGFIKSEMRQNVF